The Chloroflexota bacterium genomic sequence CCATGCGCTCCAGAAACCGCTCCCGCCGGGTCTTCCGCTTCTTCTGCGCGTACTCCAAGTCGGCAAACGTCGGCTGCTCCATGTCCTAGACCCCTCCTCACGTGGCTTCCTCGCTTGTTATGCTACTATGCCAGAAACTTGTTCAGAGAGTTCCTAGAATGCTCGTAAGGCGCTGGCAGCCGGGTCATTCGTTTCGGTTGCCCGTTTACTTAGACGCAAACGTGCTTGTTGGATACGTTGCTAGTAGCCATCACCTTTACAAGAGTTGTGATGGTGTCGTTGGAGAGTTGCTCGTTGCCGGTGCGCCAATCCTTGTGTCCATAATCTCTTTGCAGGAAGCGTGGTGGGCGATGTTCAAGGAATCCTACCGCGCGATCAATAGGCAAAGGCCCGGTTCTCGATTTTCAAGGAGCACATTTCGCAGACATAGGGCAGCGGCATTCGAAAAGCACAGCGACTGGATTGAAGGCGTCGCGCTAGCGATACACGATTGGCAGGAAGCCGGTCATCCGGTAGACGTAGTTCCGGATAGCAAGACCTTCGCTCCAGCAATGACCTCAGCGGCAATCCGCTATATGCGCGACCTTGAGTTTGCCCCTGATGATGCTCTTCACCTCGCCCTCGCAGAGGCGCACGCGGGGACATTCGTAACTGCCGACTCAGACTTCAAGCGAGCAGAAGGGGCGTCGTCCAGCAATCTTGAGATTCTTCATCTTGCCGGTACTAACACTTAGGTTTGCCCCACGAGTCTTTCTGAAACCCTCATACATCCTTCGGTAGCATTTTGCCTTCTCACTTGCGGACGATCTTGTTTGATTTTGACTACACGCTGGCAGACTCTTCTACCGGCGTGATTGCGAGTACGAATTCAGCATTGACAGCGCTTGGGTTGCCTGCCGCGCCGCCGGATCTCATTCGCCAAACCATCGGTCTCACGCTTGAAGACGCCTTTGCGTACGTAGTTGGGACAAGCGTGCCAGCGGACAGGTTTCCGGCTGCCAGCAAAGCCTTCGACCGCCTCTTCATCGCGCAGGCGGATGCCATCATGGCCGACCAAACGGTAATCCTCCCCCACGTCGCCGCGGCCATATGCGCACTGAGGCGGCGCGGCTATGCGCTGGGCATCGTTTCCTCCAAGTTCCGCTACCGCATCGAGCAGATATTGGAACGCGAGGACCTGAGCGCGGAATTCGACGTGGTTGTAGGGAGAGAAGACGTCATTGCATCCAAACCGGACCCCGAGGGACTGCTCACGGCCATGGCGGCGCTGGGGAGCGTACCGGCGAACACCTGCTACGTTGGGGATAGCGTGACCGATGCCAAGGCCGCGCAGCGCGCTCGGGTGCCCTTCATCGCCGTGCTCTCCGGCGTCACCACGCAGGCAGAGTTCACTGCCCACGCTTGCCACGCTGTCATTGCCAACATGGCCGAGTTGCCGCAAGCGATCGCTTGCTAGAACGTCCGTATTCCCTCTGCAGTACTTGCAAGACCGCTGCTACGCCGCTCGTTCTCTCCAAATGACGGAAGGTCCGCACCCCAGCCCGCTCATTACGGAATGGTTAGCGTTTGTGGCTATGGTCGCGGGCGGACTCTTGTGCGAGCATGGAGGAGTCTCTTTTTGCGCTTCTCTCGGCCCGGTTCGGCCAGATACAGGCAATGTACTCACTGCTGTTCACACATTTCCGGCGAGCAGAAATACTTGCCGTCCTGGCGCACCGCAACTTTCGCTACCTATTCCTGGCGCAGGTTGCCAGCGGCGTCGGCGATGCGATCTACTGGGTTGCCCTGCCCTGGCTCGTGCTCCAAGAATTGGGAACTGCGATGGCCGTGGGCATAACCGGCGCCGCTGCTGTGACACCGTTCATCATTCTGTCACCGTTCGCCGGCGTGCTCGCGGACCGGGCGGACCGCAAGTCTCTCATGGTGCTTTCACACGTCGCGCGGGTGGCTGTGTTGGCGGCACTATTTGTAGCGGGACGCCTGACGTCTTTGGATACGTTGCACTTTGCCGTTGCCGGCTTTCTTCTCACCGCGGCGGGGCTGCTCATCTATCCCGCCCGCGCGGCGATCCTGCCGAACCTGCTGCCGAAAGAAAAGTTGGTTGCGGGAAACGCCGCCTTAGCGGCGGGTATGCAGGCAATAAGAATTGGCGGTACCGCCGCAGCGGGGTTCCTCTTTGCAGCTATCGGCGGCCTGAATGCGCTTGGCGGCGTTCTCATTACGTATGGCATTGCGGCAATACTGATGAGCAGAGTAGACGCCCCCGCGCAGGCCGGAAATCGGAGCACGTTGAGCACAGGAGCTAAGCCTCACGCGAGGCTGGCGAGCATGCTGAGAAACACCAAGTCAGACCTGGTACTTTCGGTGTCTTTCATACTCAAGCACCCCTTGATACGCGCCATGGCCGTTGCCGGGCTAATCCTCAACGCGTTCCACTATCCGGCTTTGGGGCTGTTGCTTCCGGTGTATTTCCGCCAAGCGTTACAGGCGGGCCCGGAGTCGTTCGGCCTATTCAGCGCCATTGAATCCGCTGCAATTCTCATCGCTCTGCCGGCGGCGCCGTGGCTGGCAAGACAACTCGGCGACGGCAAGCTCAGCTCGATAGCGCTTGCTGCCATGGGCATTTTGGTAGCGGGGCTAGCGATTGCGGGGCAGCTCTGGCACGTGTTTGCCATCGCAGTCCTCATGGGTTTCCTCACCGCAGGCGTGCTGCCGATGCAGAGCCTCGTGCAGGCGGAGACCCCCGATCACATGCGTGGAAAAGTAGTAGCAAATCTCGTAGTGATCAACGCTGGGTTCACGCCATTCACCGCGCTGTTGGGTGGTTTCTTGATCGATGCAATAGGGGTGAGACCTATTTACCTGGTCACCGGAATTGTCGTAATTCTCTCCGGAGTCGGCCTCATGCTGGTGAAGGAGGTCCGACAGGCACGGCTTGCCCAACCGTAGAGGACATGCGGCCAAGATTGCCCGAGCAGACTAGTGGTCCAACAACATTGTAATGATAAATAGGTGTAGGCAGCAGGGCGAGGAAACTGCGCAGGTTACGCGCACGTCCCGTGCGAACCTACGCTACCCGTCAATTCAAGCTTGCTGAACCGCTAGTCGTGAGCAACCGCGAGCGCAAATGAGAAATGACTAGAATGTGG encodes the following:
- a CDS encoding MFS transporter codes for the protein MEESLFALLSARFGQIQAMYSLLFTHFRRAEILAVLAHRNFRYLFLAQVASGVGDAIYWVALPWLVLQELGTAMAVGITGAAAVTPFIILSPFAGVLADRADRKSLMVLSHVARVAVLAALFVAGRLTSLDTLHFAVAGFLLTAAGLLIYPARAAILPNLLPKEKLVAGNAALAAGMQAIRIGGTAAAGFLFAAIGGLNALGGVLITYGIAAILMSRVDAPAQAGNRSTLSTGAKPHARLASMLRNTKSDLVLSVSFILKHPLIRAMAVAGLILNAFHYPALGLLLPVYFRQALQAGPESFGLFSAIESAAILIALPAAPWLARQLGDGKLSSIALAAMGILVAGLAIAGQLWHVFAIAVLMGFLTAGVLPMQSLVQAETPDHMRGKVVANLVVINAGFTPFTALLGGFLIDAIGVRPIYLVTGIVVILSGVGLMLVKEVRQARLAQP
- a CDS encoding HAD-IA family hydrolase produces the protein MFDFDYTLADSSTGVIASTNSALTALGLPAAPPDLIRQTIGLTLEDAFAYVVGTSVPADRFPAASKAFDRLFIAQADAIMADQTVILPHVAAAICALRRRGYALGIVSSKFRYRIEQILEREDLSAEFDVVVGREDVIASKPDPEGLLTAMAALGSVPANTCYVGDSVTDAKAAQRARVPFIAVLSGVTTQAEFTAHACHAVIANMAELPQAIAC
- a CDS encoding type II toxin-antitoxin system VapC family toxin, which gives rise to MLVRRWQPGHSFRLPVYLDANVLVGYVASSHHLYKSCDGVVGELLVAGAPILVSIISLQEAWWAMFKESYRAINRQRPGSRFSRSTFRRHRAAAFEKHSDWIEGVALAIHDWQEAGHPVDVVPDSKTFAPAMTSAAIRYMRDLEFAPDDALHLALAEAHAGTFVTADSDFKRAEGASSSNLEILHLAGTNT